A single genomic interval of Sphingobacteriales bacterium harbors:
- the dut gene encoding dUTP diphosphatase, with protein sequence MSTLLSVPIINNSNNPLPNYATHGAAGMDIRAFLAEPMILPPLERGLVPTGLHVALPQGYEMQLRMRSGWALKGLIMPNAPATIDADYRGEIRILVANISNETLTIQPGERMAQMVIAKHETVVWQPTTQLSETTRGEGGFGSTGKE encoded by the coding sequence ATGTCAACTTTGTTATCAGTTCCTATTATTAACAACAGCAACAACCCTTTACCCAACTATGCCACCCATGGTGCGGCAGGCATGGACATAAGAGCATTTTTAGCCGAGCCGATGATTTTGCCTCCGTTAGAGCGAGGCTTAGTGCCCACAGGCTTACACGTAGCCCTGCCACAAGGCTACGAAATGCAATTGCGTATGCGCAGCGGATGGGCACTAAAGGGCTTAATTATGCCAAATGCACCCGCCACTATCGATGCCGATTACAGGGGCGAAATTAGAATATTAGTAGCCAATATATCAAATGAAACGCTTACAATACAACCCGGTGAGCGTATGGCACAAATGGTTATAGCCAAACACGAAACGGTTGTTTGGCAGCCTACCACTCAACTCAGCGAAACGACACGCGGTGAGGGTGGCTTTGGCAGTACTGGTAAAGAGTAA
- the secG gene encoding preprotein translocase subunit SecG: MYIFITLIIVVIAVLIMLIILVQNPKGGGLGAGFTGGASQVMGGVKQTTDFLEKATWTLAIALFVLSIFSNAFLPSERPINNQGTETKIENLLDEE, encoded by the coding sequence ATGTATATTTTTATTACCTTAATTATTGTCGTTATTGCCGTACTGATTATGCTTATTATTTTGGTGCAAAACCCCAAAGGTGGCGGCTTAGGTGCTGGGTTTACAGGTGGGGCATCGCAAGTTATGGGCGGCGTTAAACAAACCACCGACTTTTTAGAAAAAGCCACTTGGACGCTTGCCATTGCATTATTTGTGTTGAGTATTTTTAGTAACGCTTTTTTGCCAAGCGAACGCCCCATAAATAACCAGGGCACCGAAACCAAAATTGAAAACCTTCTTGACGAAGAATAA
- a CDS encoding imelysin — MKKNYLFAVFLSIVFISSCKKEDVDTKEDYKNILENLGNDIILDTYAALDAKTIALVTTLAALETTPSEANLETARQAWRDARVPWEQSEGFLFGPVDQQGIDPAIDSWPVNQPDLDAVLASASPLTKAYIDGLDGTLKGFHTIEYLIFGLDSKKQISDFTPRQFEYLKACAQSLAGSTEQLYYAWKPDQNNFISNVINAGETNSIYPSQKAALEEIVNGMVTIADEVANGKINDPLSEQNASLEESRFSNNSKQDFADNIRSIKNIYIGIYKNTTGLGISNIIAAKNTTLDAQVKQQIDDAIKAIEDIEGTFTSAIFNAIPSVENAQQKVRNLQQTLQSEVLPTISNL, encoded by the coding sequence ATGAAAAAAAATTACCTTTTTGCCGTCTTCCTGTCAATCGTCTTCATTTCAAGTTGCAAAAAAGAGGATGTTGATACCAAAGAAGATTACAAAAATATACTTGAAAACCTGGGCAACGATATTATTTTAGACACGTATGCCGCCTTAGATGCTAAAACCATAGCATTGGTAACAACTTTAGCTGCTTTAGAAACAACACCATCGGAAGCTAACTTAGAAACCGCCCGCCAGGCATGGCGAGACGCTCGCGTTCCATGGGAACAGTCGGAAGGCTTTCTTTTTGGCCCTGTTGACCAGCAAGGAATTGACCCCGCCATAGATAGCTGGCCAGTTAACCAACCCGATTTAGATGCGGTTTTAGCCAGCGCAAGCCCTTTGACAAAAGCTTATATTGACGGATTAGACGGCACCCTAAAAGGGTTTCATACGATTGAATATTTGATTTTTGGCCTTGACAGTAAAAAGCAAATAAGCGATTTTACGCCGCGCCAATTTGAATATTTAAAGGCTTGTGCCCAAAGTTTGGCTGGTTCAACCGAACAACTTTATTATGCATGGAAACCCGACCAAAACAACTTTATTAGTAATGTAATCAATGCAGGGGAAACAAATAGCATTTACCCATCGCAAAAGGCAGCCTTAGAAGAGATTGTAAATGGCATGGTAACTATTGCCGACGAGGTGGCAAATGGCAAAATAAACGACCCCTTAAGCGAGCAAAACGCAAGTTTAGAGGAAAGTCGCTTTAGTAATAATTCTAAACAAGACTTTGCAGACAATATCCGGAGTATTAAAAACATCTATATTGGCATTTATAAAAATACAACCGGATTAGGAATTTCTAATATTATTGCCGCAAAAAATACTACCTTAGATGCGCAAGTTAAACAACAAATAGACGATGCTATTAAAGCCATTGAAGACATAGAAGGGACATTTACCTCGGCCATTTTTAACGCTATACCAAGTGTAGAAAATGCACAGCAAAAAGTGCGAAACTTACAACAAACACTTCAAAGCGAAGTTTTACCAACTATTTCAAATTTATAA
- a CDS encoding immune inhibitor A, whose translation MKFICFWFIALALILLNSNYGATLKAQTVAAQAQTVVKAQPQQNSANATAIPLPIHNHSNTVGIYSKVLIYVPNQTEDLSRLAQLGIDLICGAEYDKQNKTITLDISEHELLLVKASGLNYKIIIPDLLDHYHKQQTAPPNSGNNQNYKTLEPTASGCNAPQYSTPANFVYGSMGGFYTLDEMYEQLDDMKALYPNLITTKAALSKTSNEGRTLYFVKISDNPGTNETEPEVLYTAVHHAREPLSATQLIFYMWYLLENYSTNTDVKNLVDNTELFFVPCLNPDGYHYNYNNNPGGGGMWRKNRRDNGGGTFGVDLNRNYGYQWGYDNSGSSGNPISDTYRGTSAFSEPETQAIRDLCNNNEFRVALNHHTYGNYFIYPYGYAANAISPDYDAHRRQSEQVAWFNRFKFGTGKETVNYYTNGDSDDWMYGEQTTKPVIFAYTPETGTSAMGGFWPTQNDIVPLCKTDVRLNNMAALMAGNYGVLHDLSKFEIANNSGFFEMRLERLGLENNLPFTVTLTPLSNNIEIINNPTQTATLNLLETKLFSFPFSLKPTTQPGERVRYRVQLHNGLYNLVDDTTTLIYKPTVVFKDTGSIGSYLNWTGGWFVTDEAAYTGTWCMTDSPDQNYANSANSNAIFSTTFDLTNADHAALTFYAKWNLEAFYDYVQIQISTDGGTTYTPLCGRYTKPGSKNQQQGQALYDADQNFWVKEQINLDDYAGLSNLKIRFKLVSDANDVADGFYFDDISILAYPKESVLVGTTVLLEGPYNNISKQLGNTLRTKGLTPLTQPFNISPFNYAGTEGVNNISNIPADVCDWVLVELRDADDAYNVVAQQAGWLLKTGKVRGLNHPDGLLFNNINYGESYYIVVRSRNHLPVISAQPVSTTNPTPYDFTNNVNKAMGVNQLKNMGDGKYAMFAGDINADGVITVTDFNIYVLQASFINQYARADCNYDSNVTVADFNLYKPNSSKIAAGPVMY comes from the coding sequence ATGAAATTTATATGTTTTTGGTTTATTGCCCTTGCACTCATACTGCTAAACTCAAACTATGGCGCTACATTAAAAGCCCAAACAGTGGCTGCCCAAGCCCAAACAGTTGTAAAAGCACAGCCCCAGCAAAATAGTGCAAATGCCACTGCTATACCCTTACCCATACATAACCACAGCAATACTGTAGGCATATACAGCAAAGTGCTAATATACGTGCCCAACCAAACCGAAGACCTAAGCCGTTTAGCCCAGCTTGGTATAGACCTTATATGTGGCGCCGAGTACGATAAACAAAACAAAACAATAACGCTTGATATATCTGAACATGAATTATTGTTGGTTAAAGCATCCGGATTAAATTACAAAATTATAATTCCGGATTTATTAGACCACTACCACAAGCAACAAACGGCACCGCCAAACTCGGGCAATAATCAAAATTATAAAACACTCGAACCAACTGCCAGCGGTTGCAATGCGCCCCAATATTCAACGCCCGCCAATTTTGTTTATGGCTCAATGGGCGGCTTTTACACCTTAGATGAAATGTACGAGCAATTAGACGATATGAAAGCGCTTTACCCCAACCTTATTACCACTAAAGCAGCACTAAGCAAAACCAGCAACGAGGGGCGCACCCTTTACTTTGTAAAAATTAGCGACAACCCCGGCACTAACGAAACCGAGCCCGAAGTGCTATATACTGCCGTACACCATGCCCGCGAGCCTTTGTCGGCCACACAATTAATATTTTATATGTGGTACCTCCTCGAAAATTACAGTACCAATACAGACGTTAAAAACTTGGTTGATAATACCGAACTGTTTTTTGTGCCCTGCCTTAACCCCGATGGCTACCATTACAACTATAATAACAACCCGGGCGGCGGCGGCATGTGGCGCAAAAACCGACGCGACAACGGCGGTGGTACTTTTGGTGTTGATTTAAACCGAAACTATGGCTATCAATGGGGCTACGATAACAGTGGCTCATCGGGCAACCCCATTTCAGATACTTACCGCGGCACATCGGCCTTCTCAGAGCCCGAAACGCAAGCCATACGCGACCTGTGTAACAACAACGAGTTTAGAGTGGCGCTAAACCACCACACCTACGGAAATTATTTTATTTACCCGTATGGCTACGCCGCCAACGCCATTAGCCCCGATTATGATGCCCACCGCCGCCAATCAGAGCAAGTGGCATGGTTTAACCGCTTTAAGTTTGGAACCGGTAAAGAAACTGTAAACTATTATACCAACGGCGACAGCGACGACTGGATGTACGGCGAACAAACCACTAAACCCGTTATTTTTGCTTATACCCCCGAAACTGGCACATCGGCAATGGGCGGATTTTGGCCAACCCAAAACGATATTGTACCGCTTTGTAAAACCGATGTGCGCCTAAACAATATGGCGGCATTAATGGCCGGTAATTACGGCGTCTTGCACGACCTATCGAAGTTTGAAATTGCCAATAATTCCGGATTTTTTGAAATGCGCCTCGAAAGGCTTGGCCTTGAAAATAACCTGCCATTTACAGTTACCCTAACACCTCTATCAAACAATATTGAAATAATAAACAACCCTACCCAAACGGCCACACTTAATTTGTTAGAAACCAAACTGTTCAGTTTCCCGTTTTCATTAAAACCCACTACCCAGCCCGGCGAGCGGGTTCGCTACCGCGTACAACTACACAACGGCCTTTATAACTTGGTTGACGATACGACCACTTTAATTTATAAACCTACGGTTGTGTTTAAAGACACCGGCTCAATTGGCAGCTACCTTAACTGGACGGGCGGATGGTTTGTAACCGACGAAGCGGCTTATACCGGAACCTGGTGTATGACCGATAGCCCCGACCAAAACTATGCAAACAGTGCCAATAGTAATGCCATTTTTAGCACCACATTTGACCTTACTAATGCCGACCACGCTGCCTTAACCTTTTATGCCAAATGGAATTTAGAAGCATTTTATGACTATGTTCAAATTCAAATTAGTACCGACGGAGGCACTACCTATACCCCACTTTGTGGACGCTACACCAAACCCGGCAGCAAAAACCAGCAACAAGGCCAAGCCCTTTACGATGCTGACCAAAATTTTTGGGTTAAAGAGCAAATTAATTTAGATGACTACGCGGGGCTTAGTAATTTAAAAATAAGATTTAAATTGGTAAGCGATGCAAACGATGTGGCCGACGGATTTTATTTTGATGATATTTCTATTTTAGCTTATCCTAAAGAGTCGGTATTGGTTGGCACAACGGTATTGCTTGAGGGGCCGTACAATAATATTTCGAAGCAATTAGGCAATACTTTGCGCACTAAGGGCTTAACGCCACTAACGCAGCCATTTAATATAAGCCCATTTAATTATGCAGGCACCGAAGGGGTAAATAATATAAGCAATATTCCAGCCGATGTGTGTGACTGGGTATTAGTTGAACTGCGCGATGCTGACGATGCGTATAATGTAGTTGCGCAACAAGCCGGATGGCTGCTAAAAACGGGCAAGGTTCGCGGGTTAAATCATCCGGATGGGCTTTTGTTTAACAATATCAATTATGGTGAATCGTATTATATTGTAGTAAGATCGCGCAACCACTTACCTGTTATATCGGCACAACCTGTTAGCACCACCAACCCAACGCCCTACGATTTTACTAATAACGTAAATAAAGCCATGGGCGTAAACCAACTTAAAAATATGGGCGATGGCAAATATGCCATGTTTGCCGGCGACATAAATGCCGACGGGGTAATTACCGTAACTGATTTTAATATATACGTTTTGCAGGCTTCGTTTATTAACCAATATGCACGCGCCGACTGTAACTACGACAGCAACGTAACAGTTGCCGACTTTAACCTATACAAGCCCAATAGCAGTAAAATAGCCGCTGGGCCGGTTATGTATTAA
- a CDS encoding alpha/beta fold hydrolase: protein MNNNSKPRHYVFIPGSFHASWCWYKMQPLLNENGNTSEAIDLPAHGQDTTPINSVTLDSYVDAVCNVLAKYNKPVVLIGHSRAGIVISAVAERMPDKIDQLVYLCAFLIPNGEPMVATALSDSASLLVSNLIFNEPEGWHIPKNEIYKDAFYNDCSAEDVYLAGSLLTKEPNAPVGTPLSLSDSKFGKVKKVYIHTTLDNTITYQLQKKMVERTRVNQTFEINAGHSPFFSQPKQLAAILLSL, encoded by the coding sequence ATGAACAACAACTCAAAGCCAAGGCATTATGTTTTTATTCCGGGCTCATTCCACGCCTCGTGGTGCTGGTATAAAATGCAACCCTTGTTAAATGAAAACGGCAACACCTCTGAAGCCATTGACTTGCCCGCACACGGACAAGACACAACGCCAATTAATAGTGTAACGCTTGATAGCTACGTTGATGCCGTTTGCAACGTGTTGGCTAAATACAACAAACCTGTTGTGCTTATTGGACATAGCAGGGCAGGTATTGTAATTTCGGCGGTAGCCGAGCGCATGCCCGACAAAATTGACCAATTAGTTTATCTCTGCGCTTTTCTTATCCCTAATGGCGAGCCGATGGTTGCAACAGCACTATCCGACTCGGCCTCGTTATTGGTGTCAAATTTAATTTTTAACGAGCCAGAGGGCTGGCATATTCCGAAAAATGAAATATATAAAGACGCATTTTATAACGACTGCTCAGCCGAAGATGTTTACTTGGCAGGCTCATTGCTTACCAAAGAGCCAAATGCGCCCGTTGGCACGCCGTTGAGCCTGTCGGACAGCAAATTTGGAAAAGTGAAAAAAGTTTATATCCACACAACGCTTGATAACACGATAACCTACCAGCTGCAAAAGAAAATGGTAGAACGCACTCGGGTTAACCAAACCTTTGAAATTAATGCAGGGCATTCGCCATTTTTTTCGCAACCTAAACAACTTGCAGCTATTTTGTTGAGCCTGTAA
- a CDS encoding polysaccharide deacetylase family protein yields MLLVYTPKITNRVKYVFKHILTHFLGIEITLTTDQNAFAASTLPKLNYSNKPIADELFFYAAPLLFERGIKPQTFKIERYRDTVIFYIAKNSSDLPFDLFAATFYLITRYEEYLPHKTDQHGRYPAEESLAYHEQFLHQPVIDIWAHWLWAILLRYYPQLPVTKRGYRFIPTYDIDLAYAYANKGLLRSIGGYLQDARLLNYQAILERTKVLLRLKTDPFDTFNWQFELQKKYRFKPVYFILLCEYAQFDKNISFENLQFQELICRIADFSEVGIHPSYNSNKDVRILQAETTNLEFVLRKEIKRSRQHYIKLHLPNTYQNLIELAINKDYTMGYPQKPGFRASTCSSFFFYDLTLEMETKLKIFPFTVMDVTLQQYQQLKPDQAFAAVLPLIEQVKAVNGIFSTIWHNHTLSNRNEWQGWRDVYEAIVKEATPENKVKTIDMPIQLLNLT; encoded by the coding sequence ATGTTACTTGTATATACACCAAAAATTACCAATCGTGTTAAGTATGTATTTAAACACATTTTAACGCATTTTTTGGGCATAGAAATTACCCTAACTACCGACCAAAACGCCTTTGCTGCCAGCACCCTACCTAAACTAAACTACAGCAATAAACCCATTGCCGACGAGTTGTTTTTTTATGCCGCACCTTTGCTTTTTGAACGCGGTATTAAACCTCAAACCTTTAAAATTGAACGATACCGCGATACTGTTATTTTTTATATCGCCAAAAACAGCTCTGATTTACCATTTGACCTGTTTGCCGCCACGTTTTATTTAATTACACGTTACGAAGAGTACTTGCCACATAAAACCGACCAGCATGGCCGATACCCTGCCGAAGAAAGTCTTGCTTACCACGAGCAATTTTTACACCAACCCGTTATTGACATTTGGGCGCATTGGCTTTGGGCAATTTTGCTGCGTTATTATCCACAACTACCTGTAACCAAGCGCGGATACCGCTTTATACCAACTTACGATATTGACCTTGCCTATGCCTATGCTAACAAGGGCCTATTGCGCTCAATTGGCGGCTATCTGCAAGATGCCCGCCTGCTAAATTACCAAGCTATACTTGAGCGCACCAAAGTATTGCTAAGGCTAAAAACCGACCCATTTGATACTTTTAACTGGCAGTTCGAACTTCAAAAAAAATATCGGTTTAAGCCAGTTTATTTTATTTTGCTTTGCGAGTATGCGCAGTTCGATAAAAATATTTCGTTCGAGAACCTGCAATTTCAAGAACTGATTTGCCGGATTGCCGACTTTAGCGAGGTAGGCATACATCCCTCTTATAACTCAAACAAAGATGTACGAATTTTGCAAGCCGAAACAACTAATTTAGAATTTGTTTTGCGCAAAGAAATTAAACGAAGCCGGCAACATTACATTAAACTACACTTGCCAAATACCTACCAAAATTTAATTGAACTGGCCATAAATAAAGATTATACAATGGGTTATCCACAAAAACCGGGCTTTAGGGCCAGTACTTGTAGCTCGTTCTTTTTTTACGACCTAACCCTTGAAATGGAAACAAAACTGAAAATTTTTCCGTTTACCGTTATGGATGTAACCCTGCAACAATACCAACAACTAAAACCCGACCAAGCATTTGCCGCAGTTTTGCCATTAATAGAACAAGTGAAAGCTGTAAATGGTATTTTTAGTACCATTTGGCATAACCACACCCTAAGCAACCGAAACGAATGGCAAGGCTGGCGCGATGTTTACGAAGCCATTGTAAAAGAAGCCACACCCGAAAACAAAGTTAAAACCATTGATATGCCAATACAACTCTTAAACCTGACTTGA
- the mnmA gene encoding tRNA 2-thiouridine(34) synthase MnmA: MSKNGRVLVAMSGGIDSTVTAAMLHQQGYEVVGITMKTWDYATAGGSKKETGCCSLDSINDARQVAVDMGFHHFIIDIREEFGDWVIDNFVQEYLAGRTPNPCILCNTHIKWAALLRRANSLNCEFIATGHYAQLRKHTNGRFVVSRGLDTHKDQSYVLWGLPQESLARTMFPVGNYHKSQIRQMARDWGYENLAQKAESYEICFIPDNDYRGFLKRRVNGLTEQVAGGNFVNRQGKILGQHQGYPFYTIGQRKGLGLAFGTPMYVAQIIPHTNTVVLGEWNEMQRNGMTVYNVNMMKYQSLPNDGMHLNGQIRAHHQAAPCWVNQFYTENATLNENENNQQQKQPEQLHLNCLFDVQVDAITPGQSAVFYEDNDVVCGGHIQNSFDVSE, translated from the coding sequence ATGAGTAAAAATGGCAGAGTATTAGTGGCCATGAGCGGAGGCATTGATAGTACTGTAACAGCGGCAATGTTGCACCAGCAAGGCTATGAAGTAGTAGGTATTACCATGAAAACCTGGGACTATGCAACTGCGGGCGGCTCAAAAAAAGAAACCGGATGTTGTAGCTTAGACTCAATTAACGATGCCCGCCAGGTAGCGGTCGATATGGGATTTCATCATTTTATTATTGATATTCGGGAGGAGTTTGGCGACTGGGTTATTGACAATTTTGTACAAGAATATCTTGCCGGACGCACCCCCAACCCTTGTATTTTGTGCAATACACACATAAAATGGGCTGCTTTACTGCGCCGTGCCAACTCGTTAAACTGCGAGTTTATTGCCACCGGCCACTATGCCCAACTGCGCAAACACACCAACGGCCGCTTTGTTGTTTCGCGCGGCTTAGATACCCACAAAGACCAAAGCTATGTGTTATGGGGGCTGCCGCAAGAAAGCCTTGCCCGAACCATGTTTCCGGTGGGCAATTACCACAAAAGCCAAATACGCCAAATGGCCCGCGATTGGGGCTACGAAAACTTAGCACAAAAAGCCGAAAGCTACGAAATTTGCTTCATTCCCGATAACGACTACCGCGGGTTTTTAAAACGCCGCGTCAACGGACTAACCGAGCAGGTGGCCGGGGGCAATTTTGTAAACCGACAAGGCAAAATTTTAGGCCAACACCAAGGCTACCCCTTTTATACCATTGGCCAACGCAAAGGCTTAGGTTTAGCTTTTGGCACACCCATGTATGTTGCCCAAATAATTCCGCACACAAATACCGTTGTTTTAGGCGAATGGAATGAAATGCAACGCAACGGAATGACTGTTTATAACGTCAATATGATGAAATACCAGTCTTTGCCAAACGATGGCATGCATTTAAATGGCCAAATACGCGCACATCATCAAGCAGCACCGTGCTGGGTAAATCAATTTTATACCGAGAACGCCACCTTGAACGAAAACGAAAATAACCAACAACAAAAACAACCAGAACAGCTCCACTTAAATTGCCTTTTCGATGTGCAGGTCGATGCCATCACGCCCGGCCAAAGCGCCGTTTTTTATGAAGACAACGATGTAGTATGCGGCGGACATATTCAAAATAGTTTTGACGTTAGCGAATAG
- a CDS encoding aminotransferase class I/II-fold pyridoxal phosphate-dependent enzyme: MSNEAITLKLNELSKLSRQLDPPEPERVELINSVVNYANQFIEGLGTVTAFRNKDANSLEITNEKHPLSELLSLYQKQVAETGINAASGKHLGYIPGGGVFSAALADFIAAVTNPFASVYFASPGAATLENEVVNWLKSVFSFPKNAVGCLSSGGSISTLIAFTAARDRHKIKNERIPKSVVYLSEQVHHSTQKALRIIGLEDIIIRCLPLDDRHRIKADLLETQIEKDILAGLYPFLVVATAGTTDTGAVDPLEAIAAIAQKYKIWFHVDAAYGGFFIMTATKKAIFKGIEKANSLIVDPHKGLFLPYGVGAVLVKDSDAVLHSNYYTANYMQDVAHDEEMLKSPANLSPELTKHFRGLRVWLPLQLHGIEPFIACLEEKLLLVKYFRNKLKALGFCLGPEPDLSASYFWYPFETEADKKNKLLMDEIHADGAVFLSSSIINNRFVIRIAILAFRTKKEIVDETIEMIKRCLIKVHKFEQNLC, encoded by the coding sequence ATGAGCAACGAAGCAATAACGCTTAAATTAAACGAATTAAGTAAACTTAGCCGGCAACTTGACCCACCAGAGCCCGAGCGAGTAGAATTGATAAACAGTGTTGTAAACTACGCCAACCAGTTTATTGAAGGGCTTGGTACTGTTACGGCCTTCCGGAATAAAGATGCCAATTCGCTCGAAATAACCAACGAAAAACATCCCTTAAGCGAGCTGCTTAGTTTATACCAAAAACAAGTTGCCGAAACAGGTATTAATGCCGCATCGGGCAAACATTTGGGCTATATTCCGGGCGGTGGCGTGTTTAGTGCTGCCCTTGCCGATTTTATTGCCGCCGTTACCAACCCGTTTGCAAGCGTATATTTTGCCTCTCCGGGCGCAGCTACCCTCGAAAATGAGGTAGTCAACTGGTTAAAATCTGTTTTTTCGTTCCCTAAAAATGCCGTTGGCTGTTTGTCGTCAGGGGGCTCTATATCTACCCTTATTGCGTTTACCGCCGCCCGCGACAGGCATAAAATTAAAAATGAACGCATACCAAAAAGCGTTGTGTATTTAAGCGAGCAAGTTCATCACTCAACACAAAAAGCACTGCGCATAATAGGTTTAGAAGATATAATAATAAGATGTTTACCCTTAGATGACAGGCATCGGATAAAGGCCGATTTGTTAGAAACCCAAATAGAGAAAGATATTTTAGCCGGATTGTACCCGTTTTTAGTAGTGGCTACCGCCGGAACTACCGATACCGGCGCCGTTGACCCTTTGGAGGCAATAGCCGCAATAGCCCAAAAGTATAAAATATGGTTTCATGTGGATGCCGCCTATGGTGGTTTTTTTATTATGACCGCCACCAAAAAAGCCATTTTTAAAGGCATTGAAAAAGCCAACTCGCTAATTGTTGACCCGCACAAGGGTTTGTTTTTGCCCTACGGCGTAGGGGCCGTGTTGGTAAAAGACAGCGATGCGGTTTTACACTCAAACTACTATACGGCAAACTATATGCAAGATGTTGCCCATGATGAAGAAATGCTTAAAAGCCCGGCTAATCTTTCTCCGGAATTAACCAAACATTTCAGAGGGCTTAGGGTGTGGCTGCCGCTGCAATTACATGGCATTGAACCTTTTATAGCCTGCCTCGAGGAAAAACTATTGTTGGTAAAATATTTTAGAAACAAACTTAAAGCACTTGGTTTTTGCTTAGGTCCCGAGCCAGATTTGTCTGCAAGCTATTTTTGGTATCCTTTTGAAACAGAGGCCGATAAAAAAAACAAATTGCTAATGGACGAAATACATGCCGATGGTGCGGTGTTTTTAAGTTCTTCGATTATCAATAACCGCTTTGTTATTAGAATTGCTATATTGGCGTTTAGAACAAAAAAAGAAATTGTGGATGAAACGATAGAAATGATTAAACGTTGTTTAATAAAAGTTCATAAATTTGAGCAGAATTTATGTTGA
- a CDS encoding thiol oxidoreductase, with protein sequence MKQFIFILLLISSAFSGCKPDEDVLIEDEDINLGGQTSISGSYIQAFEQPAANLSTAELDLHRKSDKIFESRFVTAPNLINGGVGPVFNQNACANCHTANGRSPFPTDPNELRGLLFRLSIDGVDAHGGPLAAPNYGGQLQTKAIYGTPPEAQITWHEEQEIKTFIDGEQITLSKPVFSIINPYVPIPGGMLMSPRLAPPVIGLGLVEAISESDILALADPNDADGNGISGKANYVWDEKNQIKTIGRFGWKAGQPNLLQQTAAAANQDMGVTSPYYPEENCSGQIQADTLSDDPEIDANTLKMAAFYPQSLGVPQRRNTTDPTIINGKNLFMQLKCDNCHHPKYITGQHPEYAFLSNQKIYPYSDFLLHDMGDALADNRPDFEANGKEWRTPPLWGLGLTKTVGGPNANFLHDGRAKNLQEAIMWHGGEAENSKESFRKLNKAERESVINFLESL encoded by the coding sequence ATGAAACAGTTTATTTTTATTTTATTGTTAATTTCAAGCGCCTTCAGTGGGTGCAAACCCGATGAAGATGTTTTAATAGAAGATGAAGATATTAATCTTGGCGGCCAAACAAGTATTTCGGGCTCCTATATACAAGCCTTCGAACAACCAGCAGCCAATTTGAGTACAGCTGAATTAGACCTTCACCGAAAGTCCGATAAAATTTTTGAATCTAGATTTGTAACAGCACCTAATTTAATTAACGGTGGTGTGGGACCTGTTTTTAACCAAAATGCTTGCGCAAACTGCCACACCGCAAATGGCCGCTCTCCCTTCCCTACCGACCCCAACGAGTTGCGCGGCTTATTATTTCGGTTAAGCATTGATGGCGTAGATGCGCATGGCGGGCCGCTTGCCGCACCAAATTATGGTGGACAACTACAAACAAAAGCCATTTATGGAACCCCCCCCGAGGCGCAAATAACCTGGCACGAAGAGCAGGAAATAAAAACATTTATTGACGGTGAACAAATAACCCTGTCTAAACCCGTTTTTTCTATTATCAATCCCTATGTGCCCATTCCCGGTGGTATGTTAATGTCGCCGCGGTTAGCACCGCCCGTAATAGGTTTAGGGCTGGTAGAGGCAATTAGTGAAAGTGATATTTTAGCTTTAGCCGACCCGAATGATGCAGATGGCAACGGCATATCGGGCAAGGCAAATTATGTTTGGGATGAAAAAAATCAAATTAAAACAATAGGAAGGTTTGGATGGAAGGCAGGGCAACCTAATTTATTACAACAAACAGCCGCCGCCGCAAATCAGGATATGGGTGTTACAAGCCCATATTATCCGGAAGAAAACTGTTCCGGACAAATTCAGGCCGACACCCTCTCTGATGACCCCGAAATTGATGCCAACACCTTAAAAATGGCGGCTTTTTATCCGCAATCATTAGGTGTGCCGCAAAGACGCAATACAACAGACCCCACCATAATTAACGGTAAGAACCTATTTATGCAGCTAAAATGCGACAACTGCCACCACCCCAAATATATTACAGGGCAACATCCGGAATATGCTTTTTTGAGCAATCAAAAAATTTATCCTTATTCCGATTTTTTATTGCACGATATGGGCGATGCCTTAGCCGATAACCGACCCGATTTTGAAGCTAACGGTAAAGAATGGCGGACACCACCACTTTGGGGGCTTGGGCTTACCAAAACCGTAGGGGGGCCAAATGCAAACTTTTTGCACGACGGACGCGCAAAAAACCTACAAGAAGCCATTATGTGGCATGGCGGAGAAGCAGAAAACAGCAAAGAAAGTTTTAGAAAACTGAACAAAGCCGAAAGAGAATCGGTTATTAATTTTTTAGAAAGTTTGTAA